In Toxotes jaculatrix isolate fToxJac2 chromosome 11, fToxJac2.pri, whole genome shotgun sequence, a single genomic region encodes these proteins:
- the LOC121189389 gene encoding zinc finger protein 23-like — MVDLITFKNEVAFIVNNLAKEIFAAAEKVSLNKQNPETEEKLCAVVDSLCVEAVEKILEMVELVAVKQEETPGALRDPPQSDESFMMMQTPEGEDGGGEHAPTEQTYILVYGNAAVDSRCVLVSLQSAADANGENKTSSTEVTGDVMTLHSKPSSFSPPPQADLPDHEYARPSSTPSSTATAEEDRVSAGRSRKQRRSHRKKDTKTPTAETSEAHHQCSQCGMLFPNSERLSDHQRKSHPVCSVCGKLFTGILKLREHEIKEHGLLPYTCDYCPKRFNHKAHCNLHVKARHTGEKTCHCDICGKGYSCISVLKTHRMTHFDKTFICDVCGKSFYHACHLTRHKLVHQEVRPYQCPTCGKGFTQSANLRSHQVIHTGERQLCSICGKSYRCLKNHVISKHSHELPADELPARDTIVTCEVCGKKFPNLSQFKVHQRSHTGEKPFHCDICGKSYRLKELLRDHRYTHTGEKPYRCSLCSKTFNLATSFMRHRSIHTGETPYSCHDCGKHFRLLTFLKAHLQTKAHLKQTQQRQPVSSDL; from the exons ATGGTCGATTTAAtcacttttaaaaatgaagtgGCGTTCATTGTTAATAACCTGGCCAAGGAGATTTTTGCCGCGGCGGAAAAAGtctctttaaataaacaaaaccccGAAACTGAG GAGAAACTCTGTGCTGTGGTGGACAGTTTGTGTGTTGAAGCTGTGGAGAAAATCCTGGAGATGGTGGAGCTGGTTGCTGTGAAGCAGGAGGAGACTCCAGGAGCCCTGAGAGATCCTCCTCAGTCTGATGAGAGTTTTATGATGATGCAGACACCTGAAG GTGAGGACGGTGGAGGTGAGCACGCCCCCACAGAACAGACCTACATCCTGGTTTACGGG aACGCCGCTGTCGACTCCAGGTGTGTGCTGGTCTCACTGCAGAGCGCCGCTGATGCTAACG gtgaaaataaaaccagctCCACTGAGGTAACAGGCGACGTGATGACTCTGCACAGCAaaccctcctccttctcccctccccctcaGGCCGATCTCCCCGACCACGAGTACGCTCGGCCGTCCTCAACTCCGTCCAGCACCGCAAcggcagaggaggacagagtctCTGCAGGACGCAGCAGGAAGCAGCGCCGCAGCCACAGGAAAAAGGACACAAAGACGCCGACAGCAGAGACGTCAGAAGCTCACCACCAGTGCTCCCAGTGCGGGATGCTGTTTCCAAACTCAGAGCGACTGTCCGACCACCAGAGGAAGTCTCACCCGGTGTGTTCGGTGTGTGGGAAGCTGTTCACCGGCATCCTGAAGCTCCGTGAGCACGAGATCAAAGAGCACGGGCTGCTGCCATACACCTGCGACTACTGCCCGAAAAGATTCAACCACAAAGCTCACTGCAACCTGCACGTCAAGGCCCGGCACACCGGAGAGAAAACCTGCCACTGCGACATCTGCGGGAAGGGCTACTCCTGCATCAGCGTGCTGAAAACTCACAGGATGACCCACTTCGACAAGACATTCATCTGCGACGTCTGCGGGAAGAGCTTCTACCACGCCTGCCACCTGACGCGCCACAAACTGGTGCACCAGGAGGTCCGGCCTTACCAGTGCCCCACCTGCGGGAAGGGCTTCACCCAGTCCGCCAACCTGCGCAGCCACCAGGTGATCCACACCGGAGAGAGGCAGCTGTGCTCCATCTGCGGGAAGAGCTACCGCTGCCTGAAGAACCACGTCATCAGCAAACACTCGCACGAGCTCCCCGCCGACGAGCTGCCGGCCAGAGACACCATCGTCACCTGCGAGGTCTGCGGCAAGAAGTTCCCCAACCTGTCGCAGTTTAAAGTTCACCAGAGGAGCCACACGGGAGAGAAGCCGTTCCACTGCGACATCTGTGGGAAGAGTTACcggctgaaggagctgctgagggaCCACAGGTACACCCACACCGGAGAGAAGCCCTACAGGTGTTCTCTCTGCTCCAAGACCTTCAACCTGGCCACCAGCTTCATGAGGCACCGCAGCATCCACACCGGAGAGACGCCGTACAGCTGCCACGACTGCGGGAAACACTTCCGCCTGCTCACCTTCCTGAAGGCTCACCTGCAGACCAAAGCTCACCTGAAGCAGACGCAGCAGAGGCAGCCcgtctcctctgacctctga